One Carassius auratus strain Wakin unplaced genomic scaffold, ASM336829v1 scaf_tig00023612, whole genome shotgun sequence DNA segment encodes these proteins:
- the LOC113077953 gene encoding apolipoprotein L2-like translates to MDHHHQLSGSSDDSDALDKSIGLPPYFNSAGAGSKPEEIIQRKLQTFDTFKRTIEELQSEYKRNLPTFSDQMKKLEDFTDEIESVHKNTTVGSLIGGSVGAVGGIAGLGGLALSPFTLGAYLCVTAVGAVTAVAGGVTRAASIITNMLKQRKLRQTVVKIISDFLETIKPMTKPLNIISNITADIQRNKLKFQTPARGFDDSLKIAKVHCKKKKS, encoded by the exons ATGGATCACCATCATCAACTTTCTGGATCCAGTGATGACAGCGATGCTTTAGATAAGAGTATTGGTCTTCCTCCTTACTTTAACT CTGCAGGTGCTGGGAGTAAACCAGAGGAGATAATACAGCG GAAACTTCAAACTTTTGATACATTCAAAAGAACCATTGAGGAACTACAGTCAGAATATAAGAGAAATCTCCCCACATTCAGTGATCAAATGAAGAAACTGGAGGACTTCACTGATGAGATTGAATCTGTGCACAAGAACACTACAGTGGGCAGTTTGATTGGAGGATCAGTTGGAGCAGTTGGAGGAATCGCAGGACTAGGGGGTCTGGCTTTATCTCCATTCACATTAGGAGCTTATTTGTGTGTTACTGCTGTTGGAGCTGTTACTGCAGTAGCTGGAGGAGTAACACGTGCAGCATCAATCATCACTAACATGCTCAAGCAAAGAAAACTACGTCAGACTGTTGTGAAGATCATCAGTGATTTCCTGGAGACAATCAAACCAATGACTAAGCCTCTGAATATAATTTCTAACATCACTGCAGATATTCAACGGAACAAGCTGAAGTTTCAGACACCAGCAAGAGGTTTTGATGACTCATTAAAGATTGCaaaagtgcactgtaaaaaaaaaaaatcttaa